From Verrucomicrobia bacterium S94, the proteins below share one genomic window:
- a CDS encoding helix-turn-helix domain-containing protein, with the protein MRSMPSIKKVMMIQSNYDTETHKGIARAAQELGWHLNVSMMNAFQIPKHWKGDGIICSMDNNRQLEEFIRNAGLPCVDLSEWRSDLHLPRVSADNKRIGQMAAEHFRAFGHRSFAYISYRQHPVSEARYHGFKKELAAHGMPPPSRLVGRHSQDEIMQWLDTLAKPSSILAYNDVDAAWLLSNCMEAGYRVPEDFAILGVDNNLLICEHQPVPLSSINHDHERIGYEGAQLLAQIMNGIPPKQGIIYIEPAGITQRASTNALATNDPLVRQTMIYLQQNLRHPIGTPEIAHELGISRRNLEKRFQRELGSSIHKKLTELRLKRAENLLCHGTRSVEEIAALCGFCHAPHLCRVFKKEYGLSPLAYRKANTGT; encoded by the coding sequence ATGCGCAGCATGCCTTCCATTAAAAAAGTGATGATGATCCAGAGTAATTACGACACCGAAACCCATAAGGGAATCGCGCGGGCGGCACAGGAACTTGGATGGCACCTTAATGTCAGCATGATGAATGCATTCCAGATTCCGAAACACTGGAAAGGCGACGGTATTATCTGTTCAATGGATAACAACCGGCAGCTCGAGGAATTTATCCGAAATGCCGGCCTGCCCTGTGTGGATCTCTCTGAATGGCGGTCCGATCTTCACCTGCCGCGGGTTTCGGCCGATAACAAACGCATCGGTCAGATGGCGGCCGAACACTTCCGGGCTTTCGGTCACCGCTCATTCGCCTACATCAGTTATCGGCAGCATCCCGTTTCGGAAGCACGCTATCACGGGTTTAAAAAGGAACTGGCGGCCCACGGTATGCCCCCTCCGTCCCGATTGGTCGGCCGCCACTCCCAGGACGAAATTATGCAGTGGCTTGACACCCTGGCCAAACCGAGCTCCATCCTCGCCTATAACGACGTGGACGCCGCATGGCTGTTGAGCAACTGCATGGAAGCCGGCTACCGCGTACCCGAAGATTTTGCCATTCTCGGAGTCGACAACAATCTGCTCATCTGCGAACACCAGCCCGTTCCGCTTTCCAGTATCAACCACGATCACGAACGTATCGGCTACGAAGGCGCCCAACTGCTTGCACAGATCATGAACGGCATCCCGCCCAAACAGGGCATCATCTATATCGAACCCGCCGGAATCACCCAGCGCGCCAGCACCAATGCACTCGCGACCAACGATCCCCTGGTCCGGCAGACCATGATCTACCTGCAGCAGAACCTGCGCCACCCCATCGGAACCCCTGAAATTGCCCATGAACTCGGTATATCCCGACGGAATCTGGAAAAACGTTTTCAGAGAGAACTCGGCAGCAGCATCCATAAAAAGCTGACCGAACTACGCCTTAAACGGGCCGAAAACCTGCTCTGCCACGGCACCCGAAGTGTCGAAGAAATTGCAGCCCTATGCGGCTTCTGCCACGCACCGCATCTCTGCCGCGTATTTAAAAAGGAATACGGCCTCTCTCCGCTCGCTTACCGTAAAGCCAATACCGGCACATAA
- a CDS encoding MFS transporter encodes MSEKPEHEKKQGREASIQSEDRVLLHQKIAYGLGVVSDHFANVSIVYLFFLPFFNDFLKVPASIVTGALALARLWDAVSDPLVGSISDKWTSKFGRRKPFVITGAILTGLFYPVIWLASPDWNQTVVVAYLVGALLLFFTFYSIFSVPYESLGTELTADYNERTNIFVVRSYMNQFGNIGLSWLFPLATWLALQPWVGGDINGVRLVSILVAVIVISTGVLPGIFCKERYRKIAQEEQKKKKATFREGFMALLKNTQLMIVIGIICTYLLAIMSAGALGYYVNVYYIFDGDRFAGTVLGGVEGTLRVVYSLFAAYAIKRMADKFDKHRLMSWCVITMLISLVGLYFTLIPGRPLLALVTKPLWAIGEVGFWILIISMRADVCDWDEYQTGRRREGIISATTNWFTKSAMTFAAVLSGLLIQFAVGLDNKIEDKTVLTRIEEKAQEQFEAMSEEERAGKKAEHNVFVRMFKAFPDDGSGRSLEMRVTDAMFHEGDVPEVTVNLLRSQMEQEVIMEQQDDGMLFRMRFFFVLPKFIALAVAYLLLQKYKLSHEKMMEIRAELEERRGKAVAS; translated from the coding sequence ATGTCAGAAAAACCGGAACATGAAAAAAAACAGGGCAGGGAAGCTTCGATCCAATCGGAAGACCGGGTGCTGCTGCATCAGAAAATTGCATATGGCCTGGGTGTTGTTTCCGACCATTTTGCAAACGTTTCGATTGTCTATCTGTTTTTTCTGCCCTTCTTCAATGACTTCCTGAAGGTGCCGGCAAGTATTGTGACCGGGGCGCTGGCCCTGGCCCGTCTGTGGGATGCGGTCAGCGATCCGCTGGTGGGATCCATATCCGATAAGTGGACGTCTAAATTCGGCCGACGGAAACCGTTTGTTATTACCGGGGCGATACTGACCGGTCTGTTTTATCCCGTCATCTGGCTGGCTTCTCCCGACTGGAACCAGACGGTGGTTGTCGCCTATCTGGTGGGTGCGCTGCTGCTGTTTTTTACGTTCTATTCCATTTTTTCGGTGCCGTATGAATCGCTGGGTACAGAGCTGACGGCCGACTATAATGAACGTACCAATATTTTTGTGGTTCGCTCCTATATGAACCAGTTCGGCAATATCGGTCTGAGCTGGCTTTTCCCGCTGGCCACCTGGCTGGCACTGCAGCCCTGGGTCGGCGGTGATATCAACGGCGTACGGCTGGTCAGCATTCTGGTTGCCGTCATCGTTATCAGCACCGGAGTGCTGCCCGGCATCTTCTGCAAAGAGCGCTACCGCAAAATTGCACAGGAGGAACAGAAGAAGAAAAAAGCCACCTTCAGGGAAGGGTTTATGGCGCTGCTCAAAAATACCCAGCTGATGATCGTGATCGGGATCATCTGCACCTATCTGCTGGCGATTATGTCGGCCGGTGCGTTGGGCTATTATGTGAACGTCTATTATATTTTTGACGGTGACCGGTTTGCCGGAACCGTACTCGGTGGTGTGGAGGGCACGCTCCGTGTTGTGTATTCGCTGTTTGCGGCCTATGCGATCAAACGCATGGCGGATAAATTTGATAAACATCGTTTGATGAGCTGGTGTGTGATCACGATGCTGATTTCGCTGGTGGGCCTGTATTTCACCCTGATTCCGGGGCGTCCGCTGCTGGCGCTGGTCACCAAGCCGCTCTGGGCGATAGGTGAGGTCGGGTTCTGGATTCTGATTATTTCCATGCGGGCTGATGTGTGTGATTGGGATGAATACCAGACCGGCCGTCGGCGGGAAGGGATCATTTCGGCAACGACCAACTGGTTTACAAAATCCGCCATGACCTTTGCGGCTGTACTGAGTGGACTCCTGATTCAGTTTGCGGTCGGGCTGGATAATAAAATTGAAGACAAGACAGTGCTCACCCGCATTGAGGAAAAAGCACAGGAACAGTTTGAGGCCATGTCTGAAGAGGAGCGGGCCGGAAAGAAGGCGGAGCACAATGTCTTTGTCCGCATGTTTAAAGCTTTTCCGGATGACGGAAGCGGTCGAAGTCTGGAGATGCGGGTGACCGATGCCATGTTCCATGAGGGGGATGTTCCGGAAGTCACCGTGAATCTGCTCAGAAGTCAGATGGAGCAGGAGGTCATCATGGAACAGCAGGATGACGGCATGCTTTTCCGGATGCGTTTTTTCTTTGTACTGCCGAAGTTCATCGCACTGGCTGTCGCATACCTGCTTTTGCAGAAGTACAAGCTGTCGCATGAAAAGATGATGGAGATCCGCGCGGAGCTGGAAGAGCGCCGTGGAAAGGCTGTGGCTTCCTGA
- a CDS encoding DUF4982 domain-containing protein gives MSSRKKVSLNGAWKFVKQGFAGGAAIELDESDERVAWRTVQVPHDWSVESPFSQDFDGATGWLPGGEGWYRKTFEALKTDVTYLHFDGIYNNATVYVNGQKIGFHPYGYSPFYYDISEQVVEGENLIAVRVDHSRYCDSRWYTGSGIYRNVELVGTSKTHIPVWGTFISTPEVTDKKAVVQVQVEVCHPEEAELTTAIYDPSGNRVAEESVRASEKTIQQLEVASPQCWDLDSPMLYRAEMTVSRGGVTLDEYTTMFGIRTFRFDVNEGFFLNGRNLKIKGVCLHHDAGCVGAAVPKDVWRRRFEILKKGGCNAVRIAHNPGSEEFITLCDEMGLLVQEEFFDEWDYPKDKRLNQNERHDDYITRGYTEHFQEWAERDLKDVIRAHRNHPSIIQWSIGNEIEWTYPRNAEATGFFGMKATGNYFWTTPPNSLEEIDHELATLPRGKYDIGETAQKLSKWTKEMDTTRPVIANCILPSASYRSGYADALDIIGFSYRRVLYDYGHENYPDLPLMGCENLGQWHEWKAIMERPFVAGTFLWIGIDYLGECAGRWPMRSKRSGLLNSAGFEKGSYHMMKTLWCDEPHVHLTTQTLEKSPYIFDASTGFIGEEDSEAWKTKTWFWHDVNTHWNYADGEMIAVEVYSNCASVELFLNGESLGVKHLKDFEDHIYKWAVPYTAGTLEARAADASDSLKTAGAPSAVMLEVDGCHVIAQLVDAQGIPVKAEEYEIRFEVEGSGRILGIDNGSCYSTQPFQSDRVVTDQGRCLLVLEGAVSVRALVDELKLSAGPVEVNAVR, from the coding sequence ATGAGCAGTAGAAAAAAGGTATCACTGAACGGAGCTTGGAAATTTGTAAAACAGGGGTTTGCAGGAGGCGCGGCGATAGAACTGGACGAGTCCGACGAACGTGTGGCGTGGCGCACGGTGCAGGTGCCGCATGACTGGAGCGTGGAATCACCGTTCAGTCAGGATTTCGACGGGGCCACCGGCTGGCTTCCCGGTGGAGAAGGCTGGTACCGGAAAACCTTTGAAGCGCTGAAAACCGACGTGACCTATCTGCATTTTGACGGGATTTATAACAATGCGACGGTGTATGTGAACGGGCAGAAGATCGGTTTTCATCCCTATGGATATTCACCGTTCTATTATGATATTTCAGAGCAGGTGGTTGAGGGGGAGAATCTGATTGCGGTGCGAGTGGATCATTCGCGTTACTGCGACAGCCGCTGGTACACCGGGTCGGGCATCTACCGCAATGTGGAACTGGTCGGCACTTCAAAAACACATATTCCGGTATGGGGCACCTTTATTTCGACCCCGGAAGTGACGGATAAAAAAGCGGTTGTCCAGGTGCAGGTTGAGGTCTGCCATCCGGAAGAAGCCGAACTGACCACGGCGATTTATGATCCGTCGGGGAACCGGGTCGCGGAGGAATCGGTCCGGGCGTCGGAAAAGACGATTCAGCAGCTGGAGGTTGCTTCACCGCAGTGTTGGGATCTTGATTCGCCTATGCTGTATCGGGCAGAGATGACGGTTTCAAGAGGCGGGGTGACGCTGGATGAATACACCACCATGTTCGGCATTCGCACATTCCGCTTTGATGTGAACGAAGGTTTTTTTCTGAACGGGCGGAATCTGAAAATCAAGGGGGTCTGTCTTCATCATGATGCGGGATGTGTCGGCGCAGCCGTACCGAAGGATGTCTGGCGCAGGCGCTTTGAAATCCTGAAAAAAGGCGGATGCAATGCGGTCCGGATTGCTCACAACCCAGGTTCCGAAGAGTTTATTACGCTGTGTGATGAAATGGGGCTGCTGGTTCAGGAGGAGTTTTTCGATGAATGGGATTATCCGAAAGATAAGCGGCTGAATCAGAATGAACGGCATGATGATTATATTACGCGCGGTTACACGGAACATTTTCAGGAGTGGGCGGAGCGGGATCTGAAAGATGTGATCCGTGCGCACCGGAACCATCCTTCGATTATTCAGTGGAGTATCGGTAACGAGATTGAATGGACGTATCCGCGTAATGCCGAAGCGACCGGTTTTTTCGGAATGAAGGCGACGGGCAATTATTTCTGGACCACACCGCCGAACAGCCTGGAGGAGATTGATCACGAGCTGGCGACGCTTCCGCGCGGGAAATATGACATCGGTGAAACGGCGCAGAAGCTCTCAAAATGGACGAAGGAAATGGATACCACGCGTCCGGTGATTGCCAACTGCATTCTGCCGTCGGCCAGCTACCGTTCCGGCTATGCGGATGCGCTGGATATCATCGGATTCAGCTACCGCCGGGTGCTGTATGATTATGGGCATGAAAACTATCCGGACCTTCCCTTGATGGGCTGCGAAAATCTGGGTCAGTGGCATGAGTGGAAAGCCATTATGGAACGCCCGTTTGTGGCCGGGACGTTTCTGTGGATCGGGATTGATTATCTGGGAGAGTGTGCCGGGCGTTGGCCCATGCGTTCCAAGCGGTCGGGACTGCTCAACAGTGCCGGTTTTGAAAAGGGATCGTATCACATGATGAAAACGCTGTGGTGTGATGAGCCGCATGTACACCTGACAACCCAGACGCTGGAAAAATCGCCTTATATTTTTGATGCATCGACCGGGTTTATCGGGGAAGAGGATTCCGAGGCCTGGAAAACCAAAACCTGGTTCTGGCATGACGTTAACACCCATTGGAACTATGCCGACGGTGAGATGATTGCGGTAGAGGTGTATTCCAACTGTGCGTCGGTGGAACTGTTTCTGAACGGGGAATCGCTCGGTGTTAAACACCTGAAGGATTTTGAAGATCATATCTATAAGTGGGCGGTGCCGTATACCGCCGGAACGCTGGAGGCTCGTGCGGCCGATGCATCGGATAGTTTGAAAACCGCCGGAGCACCTTCGGCGGTTATGCTGGAGGTCGACGGCTGTCATGTGATTGCCCAATTGGTGGATGCACAGGGTATTCCGGTCAAAGCGGAGGAGTACGAGATCCGTTTCGAGGTTGAGGGGAGCGGTCGCATTCTGGGAATCGATAACGGGTCCTGTTACAGCACACAGCCCTTCCAGTCGGATCGTGTGGTTACGGATCAGGGGCGATGTCTGCTGGTGCTAGAAGGGGCCGTAAGTGTCAGGGCTCTGGTGGATGAATTAAAACTTTCAGCCGGACCGGTTGAAGTCAATGCAGTGCGATAA
- a CDS encoding glycosyl hydrolase family 43, which yields MIEEIFSDFSKRLFGVGRILDDPDYNVWGCSPIYGPDGKVHVFYSRWKNEAAHQGWISCSEIAHAVADHPAGPYKTVDVAVTGRGGDWWDAMTCHNPTVHEVDGKYVLFYMGNSDGTAATKRVGMATSDSLDGPWKRSDQPIIEPDPDPGAWNSMITSNPAFLRHPNGQYWLYYKSWCVADREKDIRENDWRNTYRQYGLAIAKSLDGPWEKQGGPILDLRRVVEDAQSEDAYVWFEDGTFKMLMRDMGYWNHQYGLYFESADGIHWDEPQVGYLQAHHYLKEPPTGNKLDDRFERPQLLMWNGHPEYLFAAIRGGKYRTSSVAVLKVGTDRSTSTGYIQ from the coding sequence ATGATTGAAGAGATCTTTTCAGATTTCAGTAAACGTCTGTTCGGCGTCGGGCGTATTCTTGATGATCCGGATTATAATGTCTGGGGCTGTTCGCCGATTTACGGGCCGGATGGAAAGGTGCACGTATTCTATTCGCGCTGGAAAAACGAAGCGGCGCATCAGGGCTGGATCAGCTGCAGTGAGATTGCCCATGCGGTTGCAGATCATCCGGCCGGGCCCTATAAAACCGTGGATGTTGCCGTGACGGGGCGCGGCGGTGACTGGTGGGATGCCATGACCTGTCACAATCCGACCGTTCATGAAGTCGACGGAAAATATGTGCTTTTTTATATGGGGAATTCGGATGGAACAGCGGCCACGAAACGCGTCGGGATGGCGACGTCCGATTCGCTGGACGGTCCTTGGAAACGGTCGGATCAACCGATTATTGAGCCGGATCCGGACCCCGGAGCCTGGAATTCCATGATTACGTCAAATCCGGCTTTTCTACGCCATCCAAACGGCCAGTATTGGCTGTATTATAAATCGTGGTGTGTAGCCGACCGGGAAAAGGATATCCGGGAAAATGACTGGCGCAACACCTATCGCCAGTATGGACTGGCTATCGCCAAAAGCCTGGACGGTCCGTGGGAAAAACAGGGCGGTCCGATTCTTGATCTTCGCCGTGTGGTTGAAGATGCCCAGAGCGAGGATGCCTATGTCTGGTTTGAAGACGGAACGTTTAAAATGCTGATGCGTGATATGGGGTACTGGAATCACCAGTATGGACTCTATTTTGAATCGGCTGACGGGATCCACTGGGACGAACCGCAGGTCGGTTATCTGCAGGCTCATCACTATCTGAAGGAACCGCCGACGGGCAACAAACTGGATGATCGTTTTGAGCGGCCGCAGCTGCTGATGTGGAACGGGCATCCGGAATATCTTTTCGCAGCCATTCGCGGGGGAAAATACAGAACATCGTCGGTTGCCGTTTTAAAGGTCGGTACGGATAGATCAACTTCAACGGGGTATATTCAATGA
- a CDS encoding YdiU family protein, translating to MSKPIPFTNTYARLPERFYARQRGTAVPAPQRIRTNPALAQELGIDPAWLETQEALNIFSGNRIAAGSEPLAQAYAGHQFGGFVPQLGDGRALLLGEVIDQNGNRRDIQLKGSGRTPFSRGGDGKSALGPVLREYIVSEAMYALGVPTTRALAAVASGEAVMRQEGPLPGGVFTRVAASHIRVGTFQYFYARNDEDALRELADYTIARHYPDAAEAENPYIALLDGIVAAQAKLIPHWMSLGFIHGVMNTDNTAVSGETIDYGPCAFMDEFHPNCVFSSIDHGGRYAWGSQPDMARWNLNRFAETLLPLIDGDSGTALDKAKKALMNFMIIFRAEYDRRFRAKFGLPADAPLDIVRSGLSLLTKHQIDFTLFFRHLTYENPDELRTFFTDPSPFESWHASWKTATRSKPETEAMQKANPVLIPRNHRIEQAIQAAYAGNYAPFHRLVDALAKPYELRSEYSEYEKAPMPDELVHQTFCGT from the coding sequence ATGTCTAAACCGATTCCCTTTACCAATACCTATGCCCGTTTACCCGAACGTTTTTATGCCCGACAACGCGGAACTGCGGTGCCGGCGCCTCAACGAATCCGCACCAATCCCGCACTGGCACAGGAGCTGGGTATTGATCCCGCGTGGCTGGAAACTCAGGAAGCCCTCAACATCTTTTCAGGAAACCGGATTGCCGCGGGCTCCGAACCGTTGGCACAGGCATATGCCGGACATCAGTTCGGCGGTTTTGTGCCGCAGCTGGGCGATGGCCGGGCCCTGCTGCTCGGCGAAGTGATCGATCAAAACGGCAATCGGCGCGATATCCAGCTTAAAGGCTCCGGCCGCACGCCGTTCTCGCGCGGCGGTGACGGCAAATCGGCATTGGGTCCGGTGCTGCGCGAATATATCGTCAGTGAGGCGATGTATGCGCTGGGTGTACCGACGACACGTGCGCTGGCGGCGGTTGCCTCCGGAGAAGCAGTGATGCGGCAGGAGGGCCCATTGCCCGGCGGCGTTTTCACCCGGGTGGCGGCCAGTCATATTCGGGTCGGTACCTTTCAGTATTTTTATGCACGTAACGATGAAGATGCCCTGCGTGAACTGGCGGATTATACCATCGCTCGCCATTATCCCGATGCAGCCGAAGCGGAGAACCCGTATATTGCCTTACTGGACGGTATAGTTGCAGCACAGGCAAAACTGATTCCGCACTGGATGTCGCTCGGATTTATCCATGGTGTAATGAATACCGATAACACCGCGGTATCAGGCGAAACCATCGATTACGGCCCCTGTGCATTCATGGACGAATTTCATCCGAACTGTGTGTTCAGTTCGATTGACCACGGTGGGCGCTATGCATGGGGAAGCCAGCCGGATATGGCACGCTGGAACCTGAACCGTTTTGCCGAAACACTGCTGCCTCTGATCGATGGCGACAGCGGCACCGCGCTGGATAAAGCGAAAAAAGCGCTTATGAATTTTATGATCATTTTCCGCGCCGAATATGACCGCCGGTTCCGTGCAAAATTCGGTCTGCCCGCTGATGCCCCATTGGACATCGTGCGTAGCGGGCTCTCGCTGCTGACTAAACACCAAATTGATTTCACGCTGTTTTTCCGTCACCTCACCTACGAGAACCCGGACGAACTGCGCACCTTTTTTACGGATCCCAGTCCATTCGAAAGCTGGCATGCATCATGGAAAACAGCCACCCGTTCCAAACCGGAAACGGAAGCGATGCAGAAAGCAAATCCGGTTCTGATTCCGCGCAACCACCGTATCGAACAGGCCATTCAGGCGGCGTATGCCGGAAACTATGCTCCCTTCCACCGGCTCGTTGATGCACTGGCCAAACCCTATGAGCTCCGAAGCGAATATTCAGAATATGAAAAGGCTCCGATGCCCGATGAACTCGTTCATCAGACCTTCTGCGGAACGTAG
- the xth gene encoding exodeoxyribonuclease III has product MKLISWNVNGIRAVMKKGFEDFLSAHQPDMLCLQETKVHNDDLPEPIRLAGSDDGYFSYWNGAERKGYSGTGIYSKFEPLSIETAIGDQRFDAEGRFQILEFESFFLINTYVPNVKNDLSRLAERQEFDALLLQKIQSLEKTKPVILCGDMNVAHNPIDLARPKPNEGNAGYTPEERAGMTNYIEAGLIDTFRLQHPETVKYSWWSYRGKARANNVGWRIDYFLISAPLQEHIQSADILTEITGSDHCPVELNIF; this is encoded by the coding sequence ATGAAACTGATCTCCTGGAATGTGAATGGTATTCGCGCGGTAATGAAAAAAGGGTTCGAAGATTTTCTGAGCGCCCATCAACCGGATATGCTCTGTCTGCAGGAAACGAAGGTGCATAACGACGATCTTCCGGAACCGATCCGCCTTGCCGGTTCGGACGATGGCTATTTCAGCTATTGGAACGGAGCCGAGCGGAAAGGGTACAGCGGTACCGGAATCTATTCCAAATTCGAGCCGCTATCCATTGAAACCGCGATCGGCGATCAGCGGTTCGATGCCGAAGGACGGTTTCAGATTCTGGAATTTGAATCCTTTTTCCTGATCAATACTTATGTTCCGAATGTTAAAAATGATCTCTCCCGTCTGGCCGAACGTCAGGAATTTGATGCCCTGCTGCTGCAGAAAATCCAATCGTTGGAAAAAACAAAACCGGTGATTCTCTGCGGAGATATGAATGTGGCGCACAATCCGATCGATCTGGCGCGGCCCAAACCCAACGAAGGTAACGCCGGCTATACGCCGGAAGAGCGGGCGGGCATGACCAACTACATTGAAGCAGGTCTCATCGACACCTTCCGGTTACAGCATCCCGAAACCGTAAAATATTCCTGGTGGAGCTATCGCGGAAAAGCCCGCGCCAACAATGTCGGGTGGAGAATCGATTATTTTCTTATCAGTGCCCCGTTGCAGGAGCATATCCAGTCTGCTGACATTCTGACTGAAATTACCGGTTCGGATCATTGTCCCGTTGAATTGAACATCTTTTAA
- a CDS encoding beta-galactosidase, with protein MMKSVMNDKQVMTEENAVSRSGHAGGRLKHDLSGFLWKLEGCLPGRGMEQKFPEINHDHMGDMLDWSHAHVPGDVFTDLWRIGRIEDPHYARNSLKAKWVNEYEWWYMRHFNVPPEMEGKRIEVTFEGVDYACDVFVNGTPMGSHEGMFTAFSFDITDLVSFEQLARGRNLLAVRLHPAPRRYSRVAGRKPAWHGDYWTSVVPAGIWKPVYLEAYDEARIEDIYVKTTVKDDGAADVVLEIEIEHHGKTERTVDVEVTVQGENVRTEKVEVAVPQTLRPGRNTYRIPVRVEDAKLWYPWDLGEQNLYITEVCLNECGKPLDARQQLFGIRELEMKMNPGFTEDEVEYPWTVMINGKRHFIRSGTWGGPPDIFFGRATDEKYEELIRLAKAANMNNLRIFGWHPTEIPYFYELCNREGITVWQDILPIASLSLPEEEAYKEAIFSDAVDVVKQLRNHPCMVIIEGGEEILMSASDPAHNLRLMNELGEAIKPYTDLHYIPVSPLSDDVGVSLGFKPKESVHANGLFYGEGRNTIERYYRKLDFAAVPELAISSCPNVESIKKFIPEEELWPPGPSWGHHWTDFDVFRTLNFEVLGTQATGGLQEFVEATQITQGVHFQYALELFRRRKPKTSALCICHYITFAPDMKWGVVDYYQQPKRSYEYLRLAYQPLLISLDYEKRRWLPGEDFEGRLWVVNDRYEPFPGCKAKVCFRSSGCEDVFVEEIELGEIEPDSSAEFATVKCKVPGKLGDRFHIEVEMTDAAGAVVSENKYLLLVADERVDLPRLKEIGAEAITRKVQFGNCNYLRYFDGLNHTPGVKTADEKMPTVKEFVHEE; from the coding sequence ATGATGAAAAGTGTGATGAATGATAAGCAGGTGATGACGGAGGAAAATGCGGTATCCCGCTCCGGGCATGCCGGAGGAAGGCTGAAGCATGATCTGAGCGGTTTTCTGTGGAAGCTGGAAGGGTGTCTGCCGGGCCGGGGCATGGAGCAGAAGTTTCCGGAAATCAACCATGATCATATGGGCGATATGCTGGACTGGTCGCATGCGCATGTTCCGGGTGATGTTTTTACCGACCTGTGGCGCATCGGACGTATCGAGGATCCGCATTATGCCCGGAACAGTCTTAAAGCCAAATGGGTGAATGAATATGAATGGTGGTATATGCGCCATTTTAATGTTCCTCCGGAAATGGAAGGAAAGCGGATTGAGGTGACCTTTGAAGGGGTCGACTATGCCTGTGACGTATTTGTGAATGGAACGCCAATGGGTTCGCATGAAGGGATGTTCACCGCCTTTTCATTTGATATTACGGATCTTGTGAGTTTTGAACAGCTTGCCCGCGGTCGTAACCTTCTGGCGGTCCGGCTGCATCCGGCGCCCCGGCGTTACAGCCGGGTGGCCGGAAGAAAACCCGCCTGGCATGGGGATTACTGGACGAGCGTGGTTCCGGCCGGGATCTGGAAACCGGTGTATCTGGAGGCTTATGACGAAGCCCGGATTGAAGACATTTATGTGAAAACCACCGTGAAGGATGACGGGGCTGCCGATGTTGTTCTTGAGATTGAAATTGAGCATCACGGGAAAACGGAGCGTACGGTTGATGTGGAAGTTACGGTTCAGGGCGAAAATGTCCGAACGGAGAAGGTTGAGGTTGCTGTACCGCAGACGTTGCGGCCCGGCCGTAATACGTACCGTATTCCGGTCCGGGTTGAGGATGCGAAACTGTGGTATCCCTGGGACCTGGGGGAGCAGAATCTGTATATAACGGAAGTCTGTCTGAACGAATGCGGTAAGCCGCTGGATGCCCGGCAGCAGCTGTTCGGGATTCGCGAGCTGGAAATGAAAATGAACCCGGGCTTCACGGAGGATGAGGTTGAATATCCCTGGACGGTGATGATCAACGGCAAACGTCATTTTATCCGTTCCGGAACCTGGGGCGGCCCGCCGGATATCTTTTTCGGCCGGGCAACGGATGAAAAGTATGAGGAGCTGATTCGGCTGGCAAAAGCGGCCAATATGAACAACCTGCGGATTTTCGGGTGGCACCCGACGGAAATACCGTATTTCTATGAGTTGTGTAATCGCGAAGGAATCACCGTCTGGCAGGATATTCTGCCGATAGCGAGTCTGTCGCTGCCGGAAGAAGAAGCCTATAAAGAGGCGATTTTCTCGGATGCGGTTGATGTGGTGAAGCAGCTTCGGAATCATCCGTGTATGGTGATCATCGAAGGCGGTGAGGAAATACTGATGAGTGCCTCCGATCCGGCCCACAACCTTCGGCTGATGAATGAGCTGGGTGAAGCCATTAAACCCTATACGGATCTGCACTATATTCCGGTTTCACCGCTGAGTGATGATGTCGGGGTTTCGCTGGGATTTAAACCGAAAGAAAGTGTGCATGCCAACGGACTGTTTTACGGCGAAGGACGCAACACCATTGAACGGTATTACCGTAAGCTGGATTTTGCGGCGGTTCCTGAGCTGGCGATTTCCTCGTGCCCGAATGTGGAGAGTATTAAAAAGTTTATTCCGGAAGAAGAACTGTGGCCGCCCGGACCGAGCTGGGGGCATCACTGGACCGACTTTGATGTTTTCCGGACACTGAACTTTGAAGTGCTCGGTACCCAGGCAACGGGAGGACTGCAGGAGTTTGTGGAGGCCACACAGATTACGCAGGGGGTTCATTTTCAGTATGCCCTTGAACTTTTCCGGCGGAGAAAACCGAAAACCAGTGCACTCTGCATCTGTCACTACATTACCTTCGCTCCGGATATGAAGTGGGGCGTGGTTGATTATTATCAGCAGCCGAAGCGGTCGTATGAATATCTGCGTCTGGCCTATCAGCCGCTGCTGATTTCACTGGATTATGAGAAACGACGCTGGCTGCCCGGGGAGGATTTCGAAGGTCGGCTGTGGGTGGTGAATGATCGCTATGAACCGTTCCCCGGGTGTAAAGCGAAAGTCTGCTTCCGTTCATCAGGCTGTGAAGATGTGTTTGTGGAAGAGATTGAACTCGGCGAAATTGAACCGGACAGTTCGGCAGAATTTGCAACGGTGAAGTGCAAAGTTCCGGGAAAGCTGGGCGACCGTTTTCATATCGAAGTGGAAATGACGGATGCCGCAGGTGCGGTTGTTTCGGAAAATAAATATCTGCTGCTGGTTGCTGATGAACGGGTTGACCTTCCGAGACTGAAGGAGATCGGTGCGGAGGCGATTACACGGAAAGTACAATTCGGCAATTGCAACTATCTTCGCTATTTCGACGGTCTGAACCATACGCCGGGGGTGAAAACGGCTGATGAAAAAATGCCGACGGTAAAGGAATTTGTTCATGAAGAATGA